The following coding sequences lie in one Sorghum bicolor cultivar BTx623 chromosome 6, Sorghum_bicolor_NCBIv3, whole genome shotgun sequence genomic window:
- the LOC110436284 gene encoding brain acid soluble protein 1-like: MVAIAFHKRSLLPLAQRRVFMFEMTRDVPWAGTKMLAEPISASDIAARVEKTTHPDMKNSRVVPMRPEKGYISLRMGVVKDSLPPVPEDKEREISAKNHREDEKPGVAPPPSPETSVSEIEGGGDNADWLDELAEEDDVIPPAGEGIEAPEGSKARGRSEAPEGTQSPGGGPAVPHIVVDDEDSAPCEGSALVGPQEGVKASGVESEVPPQPVVPGVLAELSPASGAGTGASVEASQAETTVVPPAPRKKKAPSVALAPLKAVKRGAQSTPGSARPVSPPPPGYEEGGRLQGQDTGAPKPQDPEETALAPGAAPPPEDADLGGAARSAQVEGERAIVASSAALEAPTAGREEDA, translated from the exons ATGGTGGCGATAGCCTTCCACAAGAGGAGCCTGCTTCCGTTGGCGCAGCGGCGAGTGTTCATGTTTGAGATGACTCGGGACGTCCCTTGGGCAGGGACAAAGATGTTGGCCGAGCCGATATCGGCATCGGACATCGCCGCCCGGGTGGAGAAGACGACGCACCCGGACATGAAGAACTCCCGGGTGGTtccgatgcgccctgaaaagggtTATATTTCTCTG CGGATGGGGGTCGTCAAGGATTCCCTGCCCCctgtcccagaggacaaggag cgggagatctccgccaagaaTCACCGAGAAGACGAGAAGCCGGGGGTCGCCCCGCCTCCCTCTCCCGAGACctcggtctcggagatagagggcggaGGAGATAACGCCGACTGGCTCGACgagctggcggaggaggatgacgTGATCCCTCCTGCCGGCGAGGGGATCGAGGCCCCGGAGGGGTCAAAGGCCCGAGGGAGGTCGGAGGCCCCCGAGGGGACCCAGTCGCCGGGGGGCGGACCGGCCGTCCCCCATATCGTCGTGGATGATGAAGACAGCGCCCCTTGTGAGGGTTCTGCCCTAGTGGGACCTCAAGAGGGGGTGAAGGCGTCGGGGGTCGAATCCGAGGTGCCCCCTCAACCGGTAGTGCCGGGGGTTCTGGCCGAGCTCTCCCCAGCGTCTGGGGCGGGAACCGGTGCCTCGGTGGAGGCATCCCAGGCTGAGACCACCGTGGTGCCTCCTGCGCC CCGCAAGAAAAAGGCGCCttcggtggcgctggcccccctgaaggcTGTAAAGAGGGGGGCTCAATCGACTCCCGGGTCGGCTAGGCCTgtgtcgccgccgcctccgggcTACGAGGAGGGAGGGCGCCTCCAGGGGCAGGACACGGGGGCGCCGAAACCCCAAGATCCGGAGGAGACGGCCCTTGCCCCTGGGGCTGCGCCTCCTCCGGAGGATGCTGATTTGGGAGGCGCGGCCCGATCTGCGCAGGTCGAGGGAGAGCGAGCCATCGTGGCGTCCAGCGCGGCGCTCGAGGCCCCCACGGCGggaagggaggaagatgcctga